Proteins from a genomic interval of Corvus moneduloides isolate bCorMon1 chromosome 6, bCorMon1.pri, whole genome shotgun sequence:
- the TMEM41B gene encoding transmembrane protein 41B: MAQRRAAERGPCQAAAAESARHQRQLLEGKALAEGGSARTSLLILVSIFLSAAFLMFLVYKNFPQLSEEERECIKVPRDMDDAKALGKVLSKYKDTFYVQVLVAYFATYVFLQTFAIPGSIFLSILSGFLYPFPLALFLVCLCSGLGASFCYMLSYLVGRPVVYRYLTEKAVKWSEQVERHREHLINYIIFLRITPFLPNWFINITSPVINVPLKVFFIGTFLGVAPPSFVAIKAGTTLYQLTTAGEAVSWNSVFVLMILAILSILPALFQKKLKQKFE, translated from the exons ATGGCGCAGCGGAGGGCGGCGGAGCGCGGGCCTTGccaggcggcggcggcggagagCGCCAGGCACCAGCGGCAGCTTCTGGAAG GGAAAGCTCTTGCAGAAGGTGGATCAGCTCGGACATCACTTCTTATTTTAGTGTCCATCTTCTTATCAGCTGCTTTCCTTATGTTCCTGGTATATAAAAATTTCCCACAACTTAGTGA agaagaaagagaatgtATAAAGGTTCCTAGAGATATGGATGATGCAAAGGCCTTGGGAAAAGTCTTGTCCAAATACAAGGACACATTTTACGTTCAAGTGTTAGTGGCTTATTTTGCCACATATGTTTT CTTGCAAACATTTGCTATTCCTGGGTCTATATTTCTCAGTATCCTGTCAGGGTTTCTTTATCCCTTTCCACTGGCcttatttcttgtttgtttg tgctcagGACTTGGAGCTTCCTTTTGCTATATGCTTTCATACCTAGTGGGACGTCCTGTTGTGTACAgatatttaacagaaaaagcagtaaaatggtCAGAACAG GTTGAACGACATAGAGAACATCTCATTAACTACATAATATTTTTGAGAATAACACCTTTCCTTCCCAACTGGTTTATCAATATCACATCTCCTGTAATCAATGTGCCATTGAAAGTGTTTTTCATTGGCACTTTCCTAG GTGTAGCACCACCGTCTTTTGTAGCCATTAAGGCAGGAACAACGCTGTACCAGCTTACAACAGCAGGGGAAGCTGTTTCCTGGAACTCTGTTTTTGTTCTCATGATTCTAGCCATCCTCTCCATCCTACCAGCTCTCTTccagaagaaactgaaacagaagTTTGAATAA